In the genome of Oligoflexus sp., one region contains:
- a CDS encoding sensor histidine kinase, translating to MKVWWQPRRLQFFLSAHLFGVGLIILLFVSWLSLRQSARFLSSMTEEAAQKSLSVALMTVNGWLKDDKSDTEVQASRQEQLKQIASGHWATILVLKADGTLVAHSPFANDRLYARSGSDQNVFLHQDCFLRCTLQALQDRFGRLDQLTGTHALQVHAAAGPMYAAMTRAQDLIIVTIAPEKNYEKLLQDSATSLVLALLVLLLVVLAFNALVGSQVTRPILQLNDAAGQLEGGDFRALLHSQREDEIGQLGRSMGSMARRLKDSVRDLEHQVERRTADLKDIIEKYAETNKALERNNATKDRIFSIIAHDLKSPFNALKGYSGIISDSLDSLGTEQLREMVDKISVSSEEAHGLLENLLQWALVQTGGMRVKWENHNLREIVLEVFDLMRVNAKVKGIRLDIQIGPDIW from the coding sequence ATGAAAGTCTGGTGGCAGCCGCGCCGGCTCCAATTTTTTCTCTCCGCGCACCTCTTCGGGGTGGGGCTGATCATCCTTCTGTTCGTCTCCTGGCTGTCCCTTAGGCAATCCGCGCGTTTTCTAAGTTCGATGACAGAAGAGGCGGCGCAAAAATCGCTGTCGGTGGCGCTCATGACCGTGAATGGCTGGCTCAAGGATGATAAGAGCGACACCGAGGTGCAGGCGTCCCGCCAGGAGCAGCTGAAGCAGATCGCCTCGGGTCACTGGGCCACGATCCTTGTTCTGAAAGCGGATGGCACGCTGGTCGCGCATTCCCCCTTTGCCAATGACAGGCTTTATGCGCGCAGCGGCTCGGATCAGAATGTCTTTCTGCATCAGGACTGCTTTCTGCGCTGCACCCTGCAGGCTCTGCAGGATCGCTTTGGACGGCTTGATCAACTGACCGGAACGCATGCCCTTCAGGTTCACGCGGCGGCTGGTCCGATGTATGCGGCCATGACCCGCGCTCAGGATCTGATCATCGTCACCATCGCGCCTGAAAAAAATTATGAGAAACTCCTTCAGGATTCTGCCACGAGCCTCGTGCTCGCGCTCCTGGTCCTTTTACTCGTGGTGCTGGCTTTCAATGCGCTGGTGGGATCCCAGGTCACCCGTCCCATCCTGCAGCTGAATGATGCCGCCGGACAGCTGGAAGGCGGGGATTTCCGCGCGCTTCTGCATTCCCAGCGCGAGGACGAGATCGGTCAGCTCGGGCGCTCCATGGGCAGCATGGCGAGGCGCTTGAAAGATTCTGTCCGTGATCTGGAGCATCAGGTCGAACGCCGCACGGCGGATCTGAAGGATATCATCGAAAAATATGCGGAAACCAATAAGGCCCTGGAGCGCAACAACGCCACCAAGGATCGCATCTTTTCCATCATCGCCCATGATCTGAAAAGCCCCTTCAATGCTCTGAAAGGCTATAGCGGCATCATCAGCGACAGTCTCGATTCCCTGGGGACCGAGCAGCTGCGGGAAATGGTCGATAAGATCTCGGTGTCCTCGGAAGAGGCGCATGGGCTTTTGGAAAACCTTCTGCAGTGGGCCCTGGTTCAAACCGGGGGGATGCGGGTCAAGTGGGAGAATCACAACCTGCGCGAGATCGTGCTCGAAGTCTTCGATCTGATGCGGGTGAATGCCAAGGTCAAAGGCATCCGCCTGGATATTCAGATCGGTCCCGACATCTGGG
- a CDS encoding Hpt domain-containing protein, producing MIVEVDKELEDVFPRYLRNREEDMMKIQTALEKKDFEFLRQIGHKLAGNAAGYGLLELGEMARDLERSAEGRQYDKCRLLFSHMKDYLAELELKFV from the coding sequence GTGATTGTTGAGGTCGATAAGGAGCTTGAAGATGTTTTCCCACGGTATTTGCGTAACCGTGAAGAAGACATGATGAAAATTCAGACAGCTCTGGAAAAGAAGGACTTCGAATTTTTGCGTCAGATTGGTCATAAGCTCGCCGGGAACGCAGCCGGCTATGGACTCCTCGAACTGGGGGAAATGGCGCGGGATCTGGAGCGCAGCGCCGAAGGCCGCCAGTATGATAAGTGCCGTCTGCTCTTTTCGCACATGAAAGACTATCTCGCCGAGCTCGAACTCAAATTCGTCTGA